The proteins below come from a single Pandoraea apista genomic window:
- a CDS encoding EAL domain-containing protein gives MIQHSRVVQWLVTGLVVTAALLVVLLFGWLRVVNASQGILQEEAERQRDALERIVDRADTTLQGSTAWVGRNCNEVSSALQAEGTLSPYFRSIWLVSHGKMYCSSVLRSNEAIDMPLPNELVPLLAGARAVFVPSTPYVHDAPALALFVPTSATDGVLGFIDGVYLSESLHSVKNSDLEWTAMTIGKLSLTSEGSKLESAATATRGAQMTLASELFTTSLAGSPSLTRWLIANYAPIYLSFGAVIAILLGILTFRHLSASQFMLRQIALGIKRNEFKVYYQPVMELATGRCTGAEALVRWHHPVAGLVRPDAFIPIAEGNGLIIELTRSLLKIIRNDVSKGALPQGFHIAINLAERHLRDNTIVQDIERIYGSLNDTYPLVAEITERYVIRDSTTARNVMAELQRRGIETALDDFGAENNSIGYLKQYDFNYLKIDKEFLPVTEDDVVTRNICDSIINLAERMGMMIVAEGVESEMQANYLRERNVTYAQGYLFARPISFDELVPFAIAHAGAGLTTVKQFSAAVTPIAPAAPVTPIAPVTQHKAV, from the coding sequence ATGATTCAACACTCCAGAGTCGTGCAATGGCTGGTGACCGGGCTTGTGGTGACGGCTGCACTGCTTGTCGTGCTTCTGTTCGGCTGGTTGCGCGTGGTCAACGCGTCGCAAGGGATCTTGCAGGAAGAGGCCGAACGTCAACGCGATGCCCTCGAGCGCATTGTTGACCGTGCCGACACCACGCTTCAGGGTTCGACCGCCTGGGTCGGGCGCAACTGCAACGAGGTCAGCAGCGCCCTTCAGGCCGAAGGCACGCTTAGCCCCTACTTTCGCTCCATCTGGCTCGTCTCTCACGGGAAGATGTATTGCTCGTCGGTACTTCGCAGCAACGAGGCCATCGACATGCCGTTGCCGAACGAACTGGTGCCGTTGCTCGCGGGAGCGCGTGCCGTCTTCGTACCCAGTACACCTTATGTCCACGATGCCCCCGCTTTGGCGTTGTTCGTTCCTACCTCCGCCACCGACGGCGTGCTGGGATTCATCGACGGGGTGTACCTGAGCGAGTCGTTGCATAGTGTGAAGAACAGCGATCTCGAATGGACGGCGATGACCATCGGGAAACTGTCGCTGACCTCCGAGGGCTCAAAGCTGGAATCTGCGGCGACGGCAACGCGCGGCGCGCAGATGACGCTCGCCTCGGAACTCTTCACGACCTCGCTGGCGGGCAGCCCGTCCTTGACCCGCTGGCTGATTGCCAACTACGCCCCCATCTATCTGTCGTTCGGCGCCGTCATCGCGATCCTGCTCGGCATTCTGACCTTCCGCCATCTCAGCGCCTCGCAATTCATGCTCCGGCAGATCGCCCTCGGCATCAAGCGCAACGAATTCAAGGTGTATTACCAGCCGGTGATGGAACTGGCGACGGGACGTTGCACCGGTGCCGAAGCGTTGGTGCGCTGGCATCATCCGGTGGCCGGTCTGGTTCGTCCCGATGCTTTCATCCCCATCGCGGAAGGCAATGGCCTGATCATCGAACTCACGCGCTCACTGCTGAAGATCATTCGCAACGACGTTTCGAAAGGAGCGTTACCGCAGGGCTTCCACATTGCGATCAATCTCGCCGAGCGGCACTTGCGGGACAACACCATCGTGCAGGATATCGAACGAATTTACGGCTCGCTCAACGACACGTACCCGCTCGTTGCCGAGATCACCGAACGTTATGTGATCCGCGACTCGACGACAGCGCGCAACGTGATGGCGGAACTTCAACGCCGCGGCATCGAGACGGCCCTCGACGACTTCGGCGCCGAGAACAACTCCATTGGCTACCTGAAGCAGTACGACTTCAACTACCTGAAGATCGACAAGGAGTTCCTGCCCGTTACCGAAGACGATGTGGTCACGCGCAATATCTGCGATTCCATCATCAATCTGGCAGAGCGAATGGGGATGATGATCGTTGCGGAAGGTGTCGAGAGCGAGATGCAGGCGAATTATCTGCGCGAGCGCAATGTCACTTATGCGCAGGGATATCTGTTCGCGCGGCCGATCTCGTTCGATGAATTGGTGCCGTTTGCGATTGCCCATGCGGGCGCGGGGCTAACCACCGTGAAACAGTTTTCTGCGGCCGTCACCCCCATCGCCCCGGCCGCCCCCGTCACGCCAATCGCACCGGTCACGCAACACAAGGCGGTTTGA
- a CDS encoding MFS transporter, with product MNERLCTVPASATVNQAPPALAPSSVALGLGRNHRWKVLGVGVAANCSFAAAMGGIPATAVQMRSAYALANGDLGIVLGMIGLGIAVSELPWGMLTDRWGDRRVLLVGLMVTAAALVCLALWGVPTKHYVPSMPMLAAGMLAIGVLGGSVNGSSGRAVMRWFHDSEQGLAMSVRQCAVPMGGGIGALVLPGTALHFGFSAVYFELAVACIAAAFMAWLWLLEPPEEPHETASTAARTASASGGRPAASYTPLRDARLLSTALGMAVLAMPQVAVLTFGTVFLHDFAHVSVATISFTLGAVQTGAAITRVWSGRFTDRRRNRPAYLRVCTIVVGGVFALLALLVTALAHRPEWMAHGTPWVIALLIAGGIVASAWHGVAFTELATLAGASRAGTALGIGNTGVFLTMFLTPLTIPWLLLMGGWGLVWTGGLLCAALAWPLFVWSHRDRAVA from the coding sequence ATGAATGAACGTCTATGTACCGTCCCGGCTTCCGCTACCGTTAATCAGGCGCCGCCCGCGCTGGCGCCGTCTTCTGTCGCGCTCGGCCTCGGACGCAATCATCGTTGGAAGGTATTGGGGGTCGGCGTCGCGGCCAATTGCAGCTTTGCTGCGGCCATGGGGGGCATTCCCGCCACGGCCGTGCAGATGCGCAGCGCGTATGCGCTCGCCAACGGCGACCTCGGCATCGTGCTTGGCATGATCGGTTTGGGTATCGCCGTTTCCGAGTTGCCGTGGGGCATGCTCACCGACCGCTGGGGCGACCGGCGGGTGCTGCTCGTTGGGCTGATGGTGACGGCGGCGGCACTCGTTTGCCTCGCGCTATGGGGTGTTCCGACGAAGCACTACGTGCCGTCGATGCCGATGCTCGCGGCCGGCATGCTGGCCATCGGCGTACTGGGCGGCAGTGTAAACGGATCGAGTGGCCGGGCGGTCATGCGCTGGTTTCACGACAGCGAGCAGGGTCTGGCGATGAGCGTGCGGCAATGCGCCGTGCCGATGGGGGGCGGTATCGGCGCACTGGTGTTGCCGGGCACGGCGTTGCATTTCGGTTTCAGCGCGGTCTACTTCGAATTGGCGGTTGCGTGTATCGCCGCAGCCTTCATGGCGTGGCTGTGGCTGCTCGAACCGCCGGAGGAACCCCACGAAACCGCGAGCACGGCAGCCCGCACGGCGAGTGCCTCGGGAGGGCGACCGGCTGCGAGCTATACGCCGTTGCGCGATGCGCGTCTGCTGAGCACGGCGCTGGGCATGGCAGTGCTGGCGATGCCGCAGGTCGCGGTGCTGACGTTCGGCACGGTGTTCTTGCATGATTTTGCCCATGTCAGCGTGGCGACAATCTCTTTCACCCTGGGTGCTGTGCAGACGGGGGCCGCGATCACGCGTGTGTGGAGCGGACGCTTCACCGATAGGCGTCGCAATCGTCCGGCATATCTGCGGGTGTGCACAATTGTCGTGGGCGGGGTGTTCGCGTTGCTCGCGCTGCTCGTGACCGCGCTCGCCCATCGCCCCGAATGGATGGCACACGGCACGCCGTGGGTGATCGCGTTGCTGATTGCCGGGGGTATCGTGGCGTCGGCGTGGCACGGTGTCGCGTTCACGGAGTTGGCTACGCTTGCGGGTGCCTCGCGTGCCGGAACGGCGCTGGGTATCGGCAACACCGGCGTCTTCCTGACGATGTTCCTTACGCCGTTGACCATCCCGTGGTTGCTCCTGATGGGCGGCTGGGGGCTGGTGTGGACCGGTGGCCTGCTGTGCGCCGCGCTGGCGTGGCCGCTGTTCGTCTGGTCCCATCGCGACCGGGCCGTTGCTTGA
- a CDS encoding MFS transporter produces the protein MPIALYALTAGAFGIGVTEFVIMGLLLNVGADFGVSIAAAGLLISGYALGVVVGAPLMTTATARWPRKTVLLVLMAIFTIGNAACALAPSYGALMAARVLTSFAHGTFFGVGSVVATGLVPRERRASAIAVMFTGLTVANILGVPFGTWLGQHYGWRASFWAVTVIGALALLVIAWFVPKIPAPKDAGDWRADLRALARRPVLLGLLTTVLGWVGVFGVFTYIAPLLTEVTGFAESAVSPILLIFGGGLVVGNLLGGKLADRRVVPTVLGSLLALSVVLGLMTFALHSHWLAIVFVALLGAVAFATVAPLQLWVMEKASGAGESLASSFNIAAFNLGNAIGAWLGGFVIDHGPGLVAVPWVAALVPLIGVGVAVLSLRLDRRDARQQLAPNCETPAL, from the coding sequence GTGCCCATTGCCCTCTACGCCCTGACCGCCGGTGCCTTCGGCATTGGCGTGACGGAGTTTGTCATCATGGGTCTGCTGCTCAACGTCGGTGCCGATTTCGGTGTCTCGATCGCGGCCGCGGGCCTGCTTATTTCCGGTTACGCGCTGGGTGTCGTCGTTGGTGCCCCGCTCATGACGACCGCCACCGCTCGCTGGCCGCGCAAGACCGTGTTGCTGGTGCTCATGGCGATCTTCACTATCGGTAACGCTGCGTGTGCACTGGCGCCCAGCTACGGCGCGCTGATGGCGGCCCGTGTGCTGACGTCGTTCGCCCACGGTACGTTCTTCGGTGTCGGCTCGGTTGTGGCGACCGGTCTGGTGCCGCGTGAGCGCCGCGCGTCGGCCATCGCCGTGATGTTCACCGGCCTGACCGTTGCGAACATTCTGGGGGTGCCGTTCGGCACGTGGCTGGGCCAGCACTACGGCTGGCGCGCGAGCTTCTGGGCGGTCACCGTCATTGGCGCGCTCGCTTTGCTCGTGATTGCCTGGTTTGTGCCGAAGATCCCTGCGCCGAAAGATGCGGGCGACTGGCGTGCCGATCTGCGTGCGCTGGCACGGCGGCCGGTGTTGCTCGGCTTGCTCACGACGGTGCTTGGCTGGGTGGGCGTGTTCGGCGTATTTACGTACATCGCACCGCTGCTTACCGAAGTCACCGGCTTTGCCGAGAGTGCTGTCTCGCCGATTCTGCTGATCTTCGGCGGGGGGCTGGTCGTGGGCAATCTGCTCGGCGGCAAACTCGCGGATCGTCGCGTGGTGCCGACGGTGTTGGGTAGCTTGCTGGCGTTGTCCGTGGTTCTCGGCTTGATGACGTTCGCATTGCACTCGCACTGGCTGGCCATTGTGTTCGTGGCCCTGCTCGGCGCAGTAGCGTTCGCCACGGTCGCCCCGCTGCAACTGTGGGTGATGGAAAAGGCTTCCGGGGCGGGTGAAAGCCTCGCATCGAGCTTCAACATTGCCGCGTTCAACCTTGGCAATGCCATTGGCGCGTGGCTCGGTGGTTTCGTCATCGACCACGGCCCGGGTTTGGTAGCGGTGCCCTGGGTGGCGGCGCTCGTGCCGCTGATCGGCGTGGGTGTTGCGGTGCTGAGCCTGCGTCTGGATCGTCGCGACGCGAGGCAGCAACTCGCACCAAATTGCGAAACCCCTGCGCTGTAA
- a CDS encoding MFS transporter has protein sequence MSSQPATSLSGAPAPAAQGTAFRVLSAISFSHLLNDMIQSLILAIYPLLKASFDLSFGQVGLITLTYQITASLLQPVVGLYTDKHPKPYSLPVGMGFTLVGLLLLAVAPNFGVLLVAAALVGMGSSVFHPESSRVARMASGGRHGMAQSFFQVGGNVGSSLGPLLAALIIAPHGRGSVAWFSVAALVAIVVLFQVSRWYAVQRAASKGKPAARRSGHAHLTRGKVMFAIGILLVLIFSKYFYLASISSYFTFYLISKFHVSVQSAQVHLFVFLFAVAAGTMIGGPLGDKIGRKYVIWGSILGAAPFTLMLPYANLFWTGVLTVAIGLILASAFSAILVYAQELIPGKVGTVSGLFFGFAFGMGGVGAAVLGQLADSTSIDFVYHVCAYLPLLGIVTILLPDVEGKKTAAA, from the coding sequence ATGTCGAGTCAACCTGCAACCTCCCTTTCCGGCGCTCCAGCCCCGGCAGCGCAGGGCACAGCGTTCCGCGTGCTGTCTGCCATCAGCTTCTCTCACTTGCTCAACGACATGATTCAGTCGTTGATCCTCGCCATCTATCCGCTGCTCAAAGCGAGCTTTGACCTGAGTTTCGGTCAGGTCGGCCTGATCACCCTGACGTATCAGATCACCGCATCGCTGCTGCAACCGGTCGTGGGGCTATATACCGACAAGCATCCGAAGCCGTATTCGCTGCCGGTGGGTATGGGTTTTACGCTCGTGGGTCTGCTGCTGCTGGCCGTGGCGCCGAACTTCGGCGTGTTGCTGGTCGCGGCGGCGCTGGTCGGTATGGGCTCGTCGGTGTTTCATCCGGAGTCGTCGCGCGTGGCGCGTATGGCCTCCGGCGGGCGCCACGGCATGGCGCAATCGTTCTTTCAGGTGGGCGGTAACGTCGGCTCGTCGCTCGGCCCGTTACTCGCTGCGCTGATCATTGCGCCGCACGGCCGCGGCAGCGTGGCGTGGTTTTCCGTGGCGGCGCTTGTGGCGATCGTCGTGCTGTTCCAGGTGAGCCGCTGGTACGCCGTGCAGCGCGCCGCGAGCAAGGGCAAACCGGCGGCCCGCCGCAGCGGCCACGCGCATCTGACGCGCGGGAAGGTGATGTTTGCCATCGGCATTCTGCTGGTGTTGATCTTCTCGAAGTACTTCTATCTCGCGAGCATCAGCAGCTACTTCACGTTCTACCTGATCAGCAAGTTCCACGTATCGGTGCAAAGCGCACAGGTGCATCTGTTCGTGTTCCTGTTCGCTGTGGCGGCTGGCACGATGATCGGCGGCCCGCTGGGCGACAAGATCGGTCGCAAGTATGTGATCTGGGGTTCGATCCTCGGCGCGGCCCCCTTCACGCTGATGCTGCCGTACGCCAACCTCTTCTGGACCGGCGTTCTGACGGTGGCGATCGGCCTGATTCTCGCCTCGGCGTTCTCGGCGATTCTCGTCTACGCGCAGGAGCTGATTCCGGGCAAGGTCGGCACCGTGTCGGGGCTGTTTTTCGGCTTCGCGTTCGGCATGGGGGGCGTGGGTGCCGCCGTGCTGGGGCAACTCGCCGACTCGACGAGCATCGACTTCGTCTACCACGTATGCGCTTATTTGCCGTTGCTGGGGATCGTGACGATTCTGCTGCCGGACGTCGAAGGCAAGAAGACGGCGGCGGCCTGA
- a CDS encoding TOBE domain-containing protein, with translation MNDALQVSGSLWLHRGNSSLGGQARIALLEQIAAHGSITAAAKAAGMSYKAAWDAVDAMNQLAGEPLVARSTGGRGGGGTRLTPRGAKLVAAFRAVEVAQRQFLARVATDLEHFDEQWPVIARLGLQTSARNQLHGSITGIRRCGVNDEVTLTLPGGEAITASLTHHSTQTLGLAIGGDAFALIKAPWIDIARGADLAGLPTANRLSGTVDAITDDAGQAEVILALPGGTRLAAVMPHDTLTARGLTVGVGATAAFAAVSVIVGVMA, from the coding sequence ATGAATGATGCTCTGCAAGTGAGCGGTTCGCTCTGGCTACATCGTGGTAACTCGTCACTCGGTGGTCAGGCCCGGATCGCCCTGCTCGAACAGATTGCCGCGCACGGGTCGATCACTGCGGCGGCGAAGGCGGCCGGCATGAGCTACAAGGCGGCATGGGATGCCGTGGACGCGATGAATCAGCTTGCCGGTGAACCGCTGGTGGCGCGCAGCACCGGCGGTCGTGGGGGCGGCGGCACGCGCCTCACGCCACGCGGCGCGAAGCTCGTGGCCGCCTTTCGGGCGGTGGAAGTGGCGCAACGGCAGTTTCTCGCGCGCGTGGCCACCGATCTCGAGCATTTCGACGAACAGTGGCCCGTAATCGCGCGACTTGGTCTGCAAACGAGCGCCCGCAATCAGTTGCACGGCAGCATCACCGGCATTCGACGTTGCGGCGTGAACGACGAGGTCACGCTCACCTTGCCCGGCGGAGAAGCGATCACCGCATCGCTCACGCACCACAGCACCCAGACGCTGGGACTTGCCATAGGCGGCGATGCGTTTGCACTCATCAAGGCGCCGTGGATCGATATCGCGCGCGGCGCAGATCTCGCAGGACTGCCAACCGCCAACAGGCTGTCGGGTACGGTAGACGCCATTACCGACGACGCCGGACAGGCCGAGGTGATACTGGCGTTGCCCGGCGGCACCCGGCTTGCGGCCGTCATGCCACATGACACGCTCACGGCTCGCGGACTGACGGTGGGGGTGGGCGCTACGGCTGCGTTCGCGGCCGTCAGTGTGATTGTGGGCGTGATGGCCTGA
- a CDS encoding LysR family transcriptional regulator, which translates to MGRQDVNRSGDMEVFTRVVELGGFSAAARALHMTPSAVSKLIARLESRLGARLFNRSTRRLQLTPEGTSFHERALRVLADIEAAEREAAAGAVPRGLLRVNSSVPIGSLYLLPVIPAFLAKYPEIRLDLTLTDTVVDLLEQRADVAVRAGPLRDSRLVARKLGESRVHVVASPEYLARNGPLRSPADLIHHNVMAFNFDRQVQGWPFLDGAGGITHYPQIGNMVVSDGDTMRKLAIEGLGLARHSRYHVDADLRAGRLVTVLEDYNPGDLEPVHAVYVGQGGHLPARVRAFLDFLVANIHLP; encoded by the coding sequence ATGGGTCGACAGGACGTCAATCGCTCAGGCGATATGGAAGTTTTCACGCGCGTGGTGGAGCTGGGCGGTTTCTCGGCGGCGGCGCGCGCGTTGCACATGACGCCGTCTGCCGTGAGCAAGCTGATTGCCCGGCTCGAGTCGCGTCTGGGTGCGCGCCTGTTCAATCGTTCGACGCGCCGTCTGCAACTCACCCCCGAAGGCACCTCGTTTCACGAGCGCGCATTGCGCGTGCTGGCCGACATCGAGGCCGCCGAGCGCGAAGCGGCGGCGGGGGCGGTGCCGCGTGGCCTGCTGCGCGTGAATTCGAGTGTGCCGATCGGCTCGCTCTACCTGCTGCCGGTCATCCCCGCGTTTCTGGCGAAGTACCCCGAGATCCGCCTCGATCTCACACTCACCGATACGGTCGTCGACCTGCTGGAGCAACGTGCCGACGTGGCCGTTCGTGCGGGTCCGCTACGCGACTCGCGGTTGGTGGCCCGTAAGCTGGGCGAGAGTCGGGTGCATGTGGTGGCGTCGCCCGAGTATCTTGCGCGTAACGGCCCGCTGCGCTCGCCCGCCGACCTGATTCATCACAACGTCATGGCTTTCAATTTCGACCGTCAGGTGCAGGGCTGGCCCTTTCTCGACGGCGCGGGTGGCATCACGCACTATCCGCAGATCGGCAACATGGTCGTAAGCGATGGCGACACCATGCGCAAGCTCGCGATCGAGGGGTTGGGGCTCGCACGTCACTCGCGTTATCACGTCGATGCCGATCTGCGTGCAGGACGCCTGGTCACGGTACTTGAAGACTACAACCCCGGCGATCTGGAACCGGTGCACGCGGTGTATGTCGGGCAGGGCGGCCACTTGCCCGCGCGCGTACGCGCGTTTCTCGACTTTCTCGTGGCCAACATCCACCTGCCCTGA